In a single window of the Anaerocolumna cellulosilytica genome:
- a CDS encoding SHOCT domain-containing protein, with amino-acid sequence MDRNLIRYSMQIAMLKQLLARNMISEKEYETVKKRLMRDYKVVSDITA; translated from the coding sequence ATGGATAGAAATTTAATTAGATACAGTATGCAGATTGCCATGTTAAAACAATTACTCGCTCGAAACATGATTTCCGAAAAGGAATATGAAACCGTAAAGAAGCGTCTAATGAGAGATTATAAAGTAGTTTCTGATATAACAGCTTGA
- a CDS encoding recombinase family protein, translated as MQEVEVIKAKNVSSKQTRGKFLERQRVAAYCRVSTDSEDQLNSYKSQKAYYTDLIKKNKEWIFVNIYADEAITGTQVTKREEFQRMINDCMNGDIDMVITKSISRFARNTLDTLKYVRMLKEKDIAVYFEDEKINTLTMDGELLLVVLSSVAQQEVENISANVKKGLKMKMKRGELVGFQGCLGYDYNKEDKTITVNEKEAEIVRYIFNRYIEGAGGSVVGQELENLGYVTKYGSSTWAPSTILGIIKNEKYKGDLLLGKTFTVDPISKRRLDNMGEEDQFYIREHHEPIISEEVFEKAQEILNRRNKNRGNIGDGKREKYSRKYAFSCMLECGFCDSTLSRRNWHSSSEYSKVIWQCVATTKKGKKFCPDSKGIPEQAIEEAFLESYRLLCDDNKDILDEFLQRMDDTLSSSTVNKQLSKLDKEIESIERKKSKLVDMRLEDTLDKASYEAKYFSFTEKQEQLLKDREKLQETAANEKDIKRRLRDFKKTLQQNEVLSEFDRYVFESIVEKVIVGGYDEDGNKDPAQLTFVYKTGLKNNVDGSRFKPQRKNARGKHRTAELCSDDKNEVQSLSSHSSSDTCGDGSSVVQRKEKGISC; from the coding sequence ATGCAGGAAGTTGAAGTAATAAAAGCAAAAAATGTTTCATCAAAGCAGACACGGGGAAAATTTCTTGAACGGCAGCGTGTGGCGGCATATTGCAGAGTTAGTACAGACAGTGAAGACCAGTTGAACAGCTATAAATCACAGAAAGCATACTATACGGATTTGATTAAGAAAAATAAGGAATGGATTTTTGTTAATATATATGCTGATGAAGCGATTACTGGAACGCAGGTTACAAAGCGTGAAGAATTTCAGCGAATGATAAATGATTGTATGAATGGCGATATTGATATGGTCATTACAAAATCTATTTCCAGATTCGCCAGAAATACGCTGGACACCTTAAAATATGTCCGTATGCTGAAAGAAAAGGATATTGCTGTTTATTTTGAAGATGAAAAAATCAATACCCTAACAATGGACGGAGAACTGCTTTTAGTAGTACTTAGCTCCGTAGCACAGCAGGAAGTAGAAAATATCTCTGCAAATGTGAAAAAGGGATTGAAAATGAAGATGAAGCGTGGTGAGTTAGTAGGCTTTCAAGGTTGTTTGGGGTATGACTATAATAAAGAGGATAAGACCATTACAGTAAATGAAAAAGAAGCTGAAATTGTTCGCTACATATTCAATCGCTATATCGAAGGGGCTGGTGGTTCCGTAGTAGGACAGGAATTAGAGAATCTTGGATACGTAACGAAATACGGTAGTTCTACATGGGCACCCTCTACTATTCTTGGCATCATAAAAAACGAGAAATATAAAGGTGACTTACTGCTGGGGAAGACCTTTACGGTTGACCCAATTTCCAAACGACGATTAGATAATATGGGAGAAGAAGACCAATTTTATATCCGTGAACATCATGAGCCAATTATCAGTGAGGAAGTCTTCGAAAAAGCACAGGAAATTTTGAATCGACGAAATAAAAACAGAGGAAATATCGGCGATGGAAAACGAGAAAAATATAGTCGGAAATATGCTTTTAGTTGTATGCTGGAATGTGGATTTTGTGACAGCACATTGTCTAGGCGTAACTGGCACAGCAGTTCCGAGTATAGCAAGGTTATCTGGCAATGTGTAGCCACCACGAAAAAGGGAAAGAAATTTTGTCCTGACAGCAAAGGAATTCCTGAACAAGCCATAGAGGAAGCCTTTCTTGAAAGTTATCGTCTGTTATGTGATGATAACAAAGACATATTAGATGAATTTTTACAAAGAATGGACGATACATTAAGCAGCAGCACTGTAAATAAGCAACTTTCTAAATTGGATAAAGAAATTGAATCCATTGAAAGAAAGAAAAGCAAACTGGTAGATATGCGGTTAGAAGATACTCTTGATAAGGCTTCCTATGAAGCAAAATATTTTTCTTTTACAGAGAAGCAAGAACAATTATTAAAAGATAGAGAGAAGTTGCAGGAAACGGCTGCGAATGAAAAAGATATAAAACGCCGTTTAAGGGATTTTAAAAAGACGCTGCAACAAAACGAAGTCTTATCTGAATTTGACCGCTATGTTTTTGAAAGTATCGTTGAAAAAGTTATCGTAGGGGGTTATGATGAAGATGGTAATAAAGACCCAGCGCAACTTACGTTTGTATATAAAACAGGATTAAAAAATAACGTAGATGGTAGCCGATTTAAGCCGCAAAGAAAAAATGCAAGGGGCAAACATAGAACTGCTGAATTGTGTTCCGATGATAAGAACGAGGTTCAATCTTTGTCTTCCCATAGTAGTTCCGACACATGTGGAGACGGTAGTTCTGTTGTCCAACGAAAAGAAAAAGGCATATCATGTTGA
- a CDS encoding GNAT family N-acetyltransferase, translating to MNDITIRLEEEKDYREVELLTREAFWREDRIPKIGVGCDEHYLAHTLRTSKEFIPELDFVAEINGRLVGNVMYSMAFVELPDGTHHNVLNFGPLSVLPELKKQGIGSALMRHSLKIATKLGYGSVIFFGHATYYPRFGFKEAKEFGITTSWGENYPSFMAMELIYGDLEGITGKYYESPLYEVNAIKATEYDKLFPKK from the coding sequence TTGAATGATATTACTATAAGACTAGAAGAAGAAAAAGATTACAGAGAAGTGGAATTACTTACAAGAGAAGCATTTTGGAGAGAAGACCGAATTCCCAAAATAGGAGTTGGTTGTGATGAACATTATCTAGCACATACATTACGCACATCAAAGGAATTTATACCAGAACTTGATTTTGTGGCAGAAATTAATGGACGCTTAGTGGGAAATGTAATGTATAGTATGGCTTTTGTTGAATTACCAGATGGAACTCACCATAATGTGCTCAATTTTGGACCATTGAGTGTTTTACCAGAGTTGAAGAAACAAGGAATAGGTAGTGCTTTAATGAGACATTCGCTCAAGATAGCTACAAAATTAGGATACGGTTCTGTAATATTCTTTGGTCATGCGACTTATTATCCGAGGTTTGGATTTAAAGAGGCAAAAGAATTTGGAATTACAACAAGTTGGGGAGAAAATTACCCATCCTTTATGGCAATGGAATTGATATATGGTGATTTAGAAGGAATTACTGGAAAGTATTATGAATCCCCTTTATATGAGGTTAATGCCATAAAAGCAACTGAATATGATAAGCTATTCCCAAAGAAGTAA
- the ltrA gene encoding group II intron reverse transcriptase/maturase, whose protein sequence is MELIDVIISKENLNRAYKKVVANKGAGGVDGMIVEELGAYIKENKDEIVRSIRNRTYMPKPVRRVYIPKDNGKMRPLGIPTVLDRVIQQAIAQPIIDIYEELFSEFSYGFRPGRSCHDAIKQALEYLNEGYEWVIDIDIEQFFDKVNHDKLIQTLREQVNDSTTLNLIRKYLKAGAMEKGLEKATTSGVPQGGPLSVVLSNVYLYKLDKELEQRGLRFTRYADDTMVFTKSEMAANRVMKSITDWIERKLFLKVNATKTKVVRPTRSKYLGFTFLNHGGEWKVKPTTEKKKS, encoded by the coding sequence ATGGAATTAATAGATGTGATCATATCAAAAGAAAATCTAAACAGAGCCTATAAGAAAGTAGTGGCAAACAAAGGGGCAGGAGGAGTGGATGGAATGATAGTCGAGGAACTTGGTGCATACATCAAGGAAAACAAAGATGAAATTGTCCGGTCAATCAGAAACCGAACCTATATGCCAAAGCCAGTACGCAGAGTTTATATTCCGAAAGATAATGGAAAAATGAGACCGCTAGGAATTCCAACAGTCTTAGATAGAGTAATACAACAAGCGATTGCTCAGCCCATTATAGATATCTATGAAGAACTATTCAGTGAGTTTAGTTATGGCTTTAGACCAGGAAGAAGTTGTCATGATGCCATAAAACAAGCACTGGAGTATCTGAATGAGGGATATGAATGGGTGATAGACATTGATATAGAGCAGTTCTTTGATAAAGTAAATCATGACAAATTAATTCAAACTCTTAGAGAACAAGTAAATGACAGTACTACATTGAACCTGATTCGGAAATACCTGAAAGCGGGAGCAATGGAAAAAGGACTAGAGAAAGCTACAACAAGCGGTGTGCCACAGGGAGGTCCCCTTTCAGTTGTACTATCTAATGTATATCTTTATAAATTAGATAAGGAACTGGAGCAAAGAGGGCTTCGATTTACAAGGTATGCTGACGATACAATGGTGTTCACCAAAAGTGAGATGGCAGCCAATAGAGTGATGAAATCCATCACAGATTGGATAGAAAGAAAACTTTTTCTAAAAGTAAATGCAACCAAAACAAAAGTAGTCAGACCAACAAGAAGTAAATATCTTGGATTCACTTTTCTGAATCACGGTGGTGAATGGAAAGTAAAACCTACCACAGAAAAGAAAAAAAGCTAA